The following are from one region of the Moritella sp. 24 genome:
- the pilW gene encoding type IV pilus biogenesis/stability protein PilW, translating to MKRFAVVGLIVTALAGCSSQSYIETSAGLSDNSVDITAAARSRLTLALKYIEIENYQEAKVNLDRAVRYTPNDADVYLAYAYYYQKVKEHAQAEKAYLQALELAPNDGNIHNNFGVFLCGIARYHEAEAEFLAAISSPSYNQIANSYENAGQCALENGEKSQALTYLQSSLAYAPQNLDVRLSIAELHYKLADYAAAKQQLMKYESATKATARSLWLGFNIADKQHSSAVAEVYSRQLLAQFPLAIQTQKYITNDY from the coding sequence ATGAAACGTTTCGCTGTAGTAGGATTAATAGTAACAGCACTGGCAGGGTGTAGCTCACAGAGTTACATTGAAACCAGTGCTGGTTTGAGTGACAACTCGGTTGATATCACTGCAGCGGCAAGAAGCCGTTTAACCTTAGCACTAAAGTATATTGAAATTGAAAACTATCAAGAAGCAAAAGTGAATCTTGATAGAGCTGTGCGTTATACACCTAACGATGCAGATGTTTATTTAGCGTATGCGTATTACTATCAGAAAGTAAAAGAGCATGCACAAGCTGAAAAAGCCTATCTACAGGCGCTTGAACTTGCACCAAATGATGGTAACATCCATAATAACTTTGGTGTATTCCTATGTGGAATAGCTCGATATCATGAAGCTGAGGCTGAGTTTTTAGCTGCAATCTCGTCACCAAGTTATAATCAAATTGCAAATAGTTATGAAAATGCGGGCCAGTGTGCGCTTGAAAATGGCGAAAAGTCACAGGCGTTAACATATTTACAATCATCTCTCGCATATGCACCGCAAAATTTAGACGTACGGTTATCTATTGCTGAATTACACTATAAATTGGCCGATTACGCGGCGGCTAAACAGCAATTAATGAAATATGAGTCAGCCACTAAGGCAACCGCACGCAGTCTTTGGTTGGGTTTTAATATTGCGGATAAACAACATAGTTCAGCGGTCGCTGAAGTATATAGTCGTCAATTATTAGCTCAATTTCCGTTAGCGATCCAAACACAAAAATATATTACAAATGACTATTGA
- a CDS encoding RodZ domain-containing protein has protein sequence MTIDLETLKDADKPADLQDNIEVITAGQILQDARVALGISVKQVSDNINLKLSVIRNIEEAVADKDISPTFMRGYIRCYARYLKIDEDEVLRAYDCQNVACEQQAELQSFSKRTKLEAHDNRLMLVSYGIVGFMLIVFLIWGLRGDEVEVVVPVPEPSPIETVVSTDAVVKDDVVVPMTENLDIATDTATDTVIVSPTSVSEQPTELPEQAMAITPIVTPIVELESPIAANLEEPTVNVVKKREESPADNPNQALLLMFTGDCWIQIKDSDGKTLLTGVKKAGQTVTLQGLAPLSVKLGAPEQVTMSYAGEPVDLSTFRKGRLAKFKLPFKA, from the coding sequence ATGACTATTGATTTAGAAACCTTAAAAGATGCAGATAAACCTGCTGATCTGCAAGATAATATCGAAGTAATAACTGCAGGGCAGATATTACAAGATGCGCGTGTTGCATTAGGTATTAGCGTAAAGCAAGTCAGTGACAATATTAATCTAAAACTATCCGTTATTCGCAACATTGAAGAAGCTGTTGCTGATAAAGATATCTCACCAACCTTCATGCGTGGCTACATTCGTTGCTATGCCCGTTATCTAAAGATCGATGAAGACGAAGTACTCCGTGCATATGACTGTCAAAACGTAGCATGTGAGCAACAAGCCGAATTACAAAGCTTTTCTAAACGAACAAAATTAGAAGCACATGATAACCGCCTCATGTTAGTGAGTTATGGCATCGTTGGTTTTATGCTTATCGTATTCTTAATTTGGGGATTACGCGGCGATGAAGTTGAGGTTGTTGTACCTGTTCCTGAACCAAGCCCAATTGAAACTGTTGTATCAACAGACGCTGTCGTCAAAGATGATGTCGTTGTTCCAATGACTGAAAATCTGGACATTGCTACTGATACTGCTACCGATACAGTAATCGTATCGCCAACTTCAGTATCTGAACAGCCTACAGAATTACCTGAACAAGCAATGGCTATCACGCCTATTGTAACGCCAATTGTTGAACTTGAATCGCCAATTGCAGCGAATCTTGAAGAGCCTACGGTGAACGTTGTAAAAAAACGAGAGGAGAGTCCAGCGGATAATCCTAACCAAGCGTTATTATTAATGTTTACAGGTGATTGCTGGATACAGATTAAAGACAGTGATGGAAAAACATTATTGACTGGTGTTAAAAAAGCCGGTCAGACAGTTACATTACAGGGTTTAGCACCATTGTCAGTAAAACTCGGCGCGCCAGAGCAAGTTACAATGAGTTATGCCGGTGAACCAGTCGATCTATCTACCTTTAGAAAAGGTCGACTTGCTAAATTTAAATTACCTTTTAAAGCTTAA
- the ispG gene encoding flavodoxin-dependent (E)-4-hydroxy-3-methylbut-2-enyl-diphosphate synthase, giving the protein MHQESPIIRRQSKQIMVGNVPVGGNAPIAVQSMTNTLTTDVAATVAQIKALEAVGADIVRVSVPTMDAAEAFKLIKQQVDVPLVADIHFDYRIALKVAEYGVDCLRINPGNIGNESRIRSVVDCAKDMNIPIRIGVNGGSLEREIQEKYGEPTPAALVESAMRHVDILDRLNFDQFKVSVKASDVFLAVESYRQLAKRIEQPLHLGITEAGGFRSGAVKSSVGLGMLLAEGIGDTLRISLAADPVEEIRVGFDILKSLRIRSRGINFIACPTCSRQEFDVISTVNALEERLEDIITPMDVSIIGCVVNGPGEAEVSQIGVTGGSNKSGYYLDGKRQKERFDNNDMIDQLEAKIRAKAAMMAPENIIVTDAES; this is encoded by the coding sequence ATGCACCAGGAAAGCCCAATTATTCGCCGCCAATCAAAACAAATTATGGTTGGTAATGTGCCTGTCGGCGGCAATGCGCCGATTGCTGTACAGTCAATGACAAATACGTTGACGACGGATGTTGCTGCAACCGTTGCTCAAATTAAAGCATTAGAAGCCGTTGGCGCTGATATTGTTCGTGTTTCTGTACCGACGATGGATGCAGCTGAAGCATTTAAATTGATTAAACAGCAAGTAGATGTACCGTTGGTTGCTGATATCCATTTTGACTACCGTATCGCACTTAAAGTGGCAGAATATGGTGTGGATTGTTTACGTATTAATCCAGGCAATATTGGTAATGAAAGCCGTATTCGTTCTGTTGTTGATTGCGCTAAAGATATGAATATTCCTATTCGTATTGGTGTAAACGGTGGCTCGTTAGAACGAGAGATCCAAGAGAAATATGGTGAACCAACACCTGCTGCACTTGTTGAATCAGCAATGCGCCACGTTGATATTCTTGACCGTTTGAACTTTGATCAGTTTAAAGTTAGCGTAAAAGCATCGGATGTATTTCTTGCTGTCGAATCTTATCGTCAATTAGCAAAGAGAATCGAGCAACCGCTACATTTAGGTATTACTGAAGCCGGTGGTTTCAGAAGTGGTGCGGTTAAGTCATCGGTTGGTCTTGGTATGCTATTAGCTGAAGGTATTGGTGATACGTTACGTATTTCACTTGCAGCAGATCCAGTTGAAGAAATTCGTGTTGGTTTTGATATTCTTAAATCACTGCGTATCCGTAGTCGTGGTATTAACTTTATTGCTTGTCCTACTTGCTCACGTCAAGAGTTTGATGTTATCAGCACTGTTAATGCACTTGAAGAGCGTTTAGAAGATATTATTACACCAATGGACGTATCTATCATCGGTTGTGTCGTGAATGGCCCAGGCGAAGCTGAAGTATCACAGATTGGTGTAACTGGCGGTAGTAATAAGAGCGGTTATTACTTAGATGGCAAACGTCAAAAAGAACGTTTTGATAATAACGACATGATCGATCAGTTAGAGGCTAAAATTCGAGCGAAAGCAGCGATGATGGCACCTGAAAATATCATCGTAACAGACGCAGAATCGTAA
- the hisS gene encoding histidine--tRNA ligase produces the protein MAKPIQAIRGMNDCLPEQTPVWQKVESVLRDTVAAYGYSEIRMPIVESTHLFKRAIGEVTDVVEKEMYTFDDRNGDSLTLRPEGTASTVRAGIQNGLLYNQERRMWYIGPMFRHERPQKGRYRQFHQFGVEIFGLKGADTDAEVILLTARLWKLLGIDQHVTLQLNSLGSSEERIAHKEALISFLEGFKEDLDEESQRRMYTNPLRVLDSKNPNVQALLTDAPSLADYYGEETKAHFDGLCKMLDSAGVKYQINDRLVRGLDYYNYTVFEWVTESLGAQGTVCGGGRYDGLVEQLGGKATPAVGFALGIERLVLLLETLELTADIAGAVDVYIAALGEGADVHGMLLAEQLRDQMPTAKVMMHNGGGNFKKQLKRADQNGAKVALILGGDEIENKQVTVKDLTGKTEQQTIAVTELVNKLTTLLNK, from the coding sequence GTGGCTAAACCAATCCAAGCAATTCGTGGCATGAATGATTGCTTACCAGAACAAACGCCGGTATGGCAAAAAGTAGAATCAGTATTACGTGATACTGTTGCAGCCTATGGCTACTCTGAAATCCGTATGCCAATCGTTGAATCTACGCATTTATTTAAGCGCGCGATCGGTGAAGTAACAGACGTTGTTGAAAAAGAAATGTACACGTTTGATGACCGTAACGGTGACAGCCTTACACTACGTCCTGAAGGCACTGCGTCAACAGTACGTGCTGGTATTCAAAATGGTTTGTTATATAACCAAGAACGTCGTATGTGGTACATCGGACCAATGTTCCGTCATGAGCGCCCACAAAAAGGACGTTATCGTCAATTCCACCAGTTTGGTGTGGAAATTTTTGGCCTTAAAGGTGCAGATACTGATGCAGAAGTTATTTTATTAACAGCGCGTCTGTGGAAACTACTTGGTATCGACCAGCATGTGACATTACAGCTGAACTCACTGGGTTCTTCAGAAGAGCGTATTGCGCATAAGGAAGCACTAATTAGCTTCTTAGAAGGCTTTAAAGAAGATCTTGATGAAGAAAGCCAACGTCGTATGTACACGAACCCATTACGTGTACTAGACAGCAAGAATCCAAATGTACAAGCATTGCTTACAGATGCACCAAGCTTAGCTGATTACTACGGTGAAGAAACTAAAGCGCATTTTGATGGTCTATGTAAGATGTTAGATAGCGCAGGCGTTAAATATCAAATCAATGATCGTTTAGTTCGCGGCCTTGATTATTATAACTACACTGTATTTGAGTGGGTTACTGAAAGCCTAGGCGCACAGGGTACTGTGTGTGGTGGCGGTCGTTATGATGGCTTAGTAGAGCAACTTGGTGGCAAAGCGACACCTGCTGTTGGCTTTGCTTTGGGCATTGAACGTCTTGTATTATTATTAGAAACATTAGAGCTGACAGCGGATATCGCTGGCGCTGTTGATGTTTATATCGCAGCATTAGGCGAAGGCGCTGATGTACACGGTATGTTATTAGCGGAGCAGTTACGCGATCAAATGCCAACTGCAAAAGTAATGATGCATAACGGCGGCGGTAACTTTAAGAAACAACTTAAACGAGCTGACCAAAATGGCGCGAAAGTAGCTCTTATTTTGGGTGGCGATGAAATCGAAAACAAACAAGTGACTGTGAAAGACCTGACTGGTAAAACAGAACAGCAAACCATTGCAGTGACAGAGTTAGTCAATAAATTAACAACGCTATTAAACAAGTAA
- a CDS encoding tetratricopeptide repeat protein — protein sequence MEGYATEEQQVEALKSWWKSNGNAVIFGTVLGLAGLVGFRYYNDSQLTGQEELSAAYDTVVTELSENGLAAKATTQMFIDANSGNAYATLTALQLAAEAVKKQDYAEAEKQLSWVANSSNQASILPIANLRLARVQAQLENFDAALATLEKVTLDTFASKTAEIKGDIYVQQGDLNAARSAYEAALAGVGANTQLLQLKLNDLAVADVADDLDAAIAGDLNGQ from the coding sequence GTGGAAGGTTACGCTACTGAAGAACAACAAGTTGAAGCGCTGAAGTCATGGTGGAAATCCAATGGTAATGCGGTTATTTTTGGTACTGTGCTAGGCCTAGCAGGTTTAGTTGGTTTTCGTTATTACAACGATAGCCAGTTAACAGGACAAGAAGAACTATCAGCTGCTTATGATACTGTTGTGACTGAATTATCTGAAAATGGACTTGCGGCGAAGGCGACAACTCAGATGTTTATTGATGCAAACAGTGGTAATGCTTATGCAACATTAACAGCATTACAGCTTGCAGCTGAAGCCGTTAAAAAACAAGATTATGCTGAAGCTGAGAAACAACTTAGCTGGGTAGCGAATAGCAGTAATCAAGCAAGTATCTTGCCGATTGCTAATCTTCGTCTAGCACGTGTTCAAGCGCAATTAGAAAACTTTGATGCAGCATTAGCGACTCTTGAAAAAGTAACACTTGATACATTCGCGAGTAAAACAGCGGAAATCAAAGGTGATATTTATGTTCAACAAGGCGATTTAAACGCAGCGCGTAGTGCTTATGAAGCTGCGTTAGCAGGTGTTGGTGCAAATACACAGTTATTACAATTAAAACTGAATGACCTTGCTGTTGCTGACGTTGCAGATGATCTAGATGCTGCGATTGCAGGTGACTTGAATGGCCAATAA
- the bamB gene encoding outer membrane protein assembly factor BamB, whose amino-acid sequence MANKLRTLTTAAVLSVLLQGCSLFSDDEDVYSPLPEIQSEFTPEVEWRKSIGSGVGEYYSQTRTLLVNDQLFAASRAGLVTALNPISGDEIWEQDLSEQAVFNRFDDSDNALLSGGIAAGYGMVFVGSENAVLFALDDKTGDVIWQVETDGEVIASPVVDEGLVIIQTGSGSLIGFDVQTGEQRWIQSSELPTLTLRGNNSPITTNGAAIYGRSDGKLAAVFLANGRLIWEVNVAKPKGANDIDRLVDVNGQAVARGTDVYTSAFNGELMAIELRSGKVLWKRAYASVKDLTVAGFELFLTDTEGRIHAIDRRNGLTLWSQNRLALRGVTAPVVSGNNIVVGDKEGYLHWLDRKTGKLVAQQLIDSDGLFSKALNSEEYLYVQSRSGDLVAVKKPI is encoded by the coding sequence ATGGCCAATAAGCTGAGAACACTGACTACAGCTGCAGTTCTTTCAGTCTTGTTACAAGGTTGCTCTTTGTTTAGCGATGATGAGGACGTGTATTCTCCATTGCCTGAGATTCAGTCTGAATTTACGCCAGAAGTAGAATGGCGCAAGAGTATTGGTTCGGGTGTTGGTGAGTATTATTCACAGACTCGAACATTACTTGTAAACGACCAACTGTTTGCGGCAAGTCGAGCTGGCTTAGTGACAGCGTTAAACCCAATTTCAGGTGATGAAATTTGGGAACAGGATCTATCTGAACAAGCGGTATTTAACCGTTTTGATGACAGTGATAATGCCCTGCTTTCGGGCGGCATTGCTGCGGGTTACGGCATGGTATTTGTTGGCAGTGAAAATGCAGTCTTATTTGCATTAGATGACAAAACTGGTGACGTTATCTGGCAAGTTGAAACTGATGGTGAAGTGATTGCGAGCCCTGTTGTTGATGAAGGACTGGTTATCATTCAAACTGGCAGTGGTAGCTTGATTGGCTTTGATGTGCAAACGGGTGAACAACGTTGGATTCAAAGCTCAGAATTACCTACATTAACATTACGTGGGAATAATTCGCCAATCACTACTAATGGAGCAGCGATTTATGGACGCAGTGATGGTAAACTAGCCGCCGTCTTTCTTGCCAATGGTCGTTTGATCTGGGAAGTTAATGTTGCTAAGCCAAAAGGCGCTAATGATATTGACCGTTTAGTTGATGTTAATGGGCAAGCAGTTGCTCGTGGTACAGACGTGTATACGTCGGCTTTTAATGGCGAACTAATGGCAATTGAATTACGCTCTGGTAAGGTTCTTTGGAAACGCGCTTATGCGTCAGTAAAAGATCTCACCGTGGCTGGTTTCGAGTTGTTTTTAACAGATACTGAAGGCCGCATCCATGCGATTGATCGTCGTAATGGTTTGACTTTATGGTCGCAGAATCGTTTAGCATTACGCGGTGTTACTGCACCGGTTGTCTCGGGTAACAATATTGTTGTCGGAGATAAAGAAGGCTACCTACACTGGTTAGATCGTAAAACCGGTAAACTGGTAGCACAACAGTTAATTGATAGTGATGGACTATTTTCTAAAGCATTGAACTCAGAAGAATATCTCTACGTTCAAAGCCGCAGTGGTGACTTGGTTGCTGTAAAGAAACCAATTTAA
- the der gene encoding ribosome biogenesis GTPase Der: MTPVIALVGRPNVGKSTLFNRLTRTRDALVADFPGLTRDRKYGQANLAGREFIVVDTGGINGDEEGIDAKMADQSLLAIEEADAVLFLVDARAGLTVSDQAIAEHLRKQEKKVFLVANKTDGLDGDVAVAEFYALALGDIYQIAASQGRGTNILIEEALAHVEVVDAEEEEEFSDADPFIDGELLPEEEEEEQRDEDYASLPIKLAMIGCPNVGKSTLVNRILGEERVVVYDMPGTTRDSIYIPMERDGRNYMLIDTAGVRRRKNINEAVEKFSIVKALQAIDDANVVLMVFDARVGVTAQDLTLLGFAINSGRSIVIAVNKWDGLDTDVKDRIKSELDRRLGFIDFARIHFISALHGTGVGHLFESITEAFDSSTKRVSTSMLTRIVRMAVDDHQPPMHAGRRVKLRYAHAGGYNPPLIVVHGNQVTKLANSYRRYLINYFRRSLKIMGTPIKVDFRDSENPFADKKNNLSLSQQKKRRRMMSHYKSKK, encoded by the coding sequence ATGACCCCTGTAATTGCATTGGTTGGACGCCCTAATGTTGGTAAATCAACATTGTTCAACCGCTTAACTCGTACCCGGGACGCACTTGTTGCCGATTTCCCAGGGTTAACTCGTGACCGTAAATATGGACAAGCTAACTTAGCTGGTCGTGAGTTCATCGTAGTTGATACCGGCGGTATTAACGGTGATGAAGAAGGGATTGATGCAAAAATGGCTGACCAATCGCTACTTGCGATTGAAGAAGCTGATGCCGTATTATTTTTAGTGGATGCACGAGCAGGCTTAACTGTCTCTGACCAAGCAATTGCTGAACATTTACGTAAACAAGAAAAGAAAGTATTTCTTGTTGCGAACAAAACAGATGGCCTAGATGGCGATGTTGCTGTTGCAGAATTCTATGCGCTTGCACTTGGTGATATCTACCAAATTGCTGCATCGCAAGGTCGTGGTACTAATATTCTTATTGAAGAAGCATTAGCACACGTTGAAGTTGTTGATGCTGAAGAAGAGGAAGAATTCTCTGACGCTGACCCTTTCATTGATGGTGAGTTATTACCTGAAGAAGAGGAAGAAGAGCAACGTGACGAAGATTACGCAAGTTTACCGATTAAACTAGCGATGATTGGTTGCCCTAACGTTGGTAAATCAACGCTAGTTAACCGTATCCTAGGTGAAGAGCGTGTTGTTGTTTATGACATGCCTGGTACTACGCGTGACAGTATCTACATCCCGATGGAGCGTGATGGTCGTAACTACATGCTTATCGATACTGCAGGTGTTCGTCGTCGTAAAAATATCAATGAAGCTGTTGAGAAATTCTCAATCGTTAAAGCATTACAAGCAATTGATGATGCTAACGTTGTATTGATGGTATTTGATGCACGCGTTGGTGTTACTGCACAAGATCTAACATTGTTAGGCTTTGCAATTAACTCTGGTCGTTCAATTGTGATTGCAGTGAACAAGTGGGATGGTTTAGATACTGATGTGAAAGATCGCATTAAATCTGAACTTGATCGTCGCTTAGGCTTTATTGACTTTGCACGTATCCATTTCATCTCTGCATTACACGGTACAGGTGTTGGTCACTTATTTGAATCGATTACAGAAGCATTCGATTCATCAACTAAGCGTGTATCAACGTCTATGCTAACGCGTATTGTACGTATGGCTGTTGATGATCACCAACCGCCAATGCACGCAGGTCGTCGTGTTAAACTACGTTACGCGCATGCGGGTGGCTACAATCCACCACTTATCGTTGTGCACGGTAACCAAGTAACAAAATTAGCGAACTCATATCGCCGTTACCTAATTAACTATTTCCGTCGTTCATTAAAAATTATGGGCACGCCGATTAAAGTTGATTTCCGTGACAGCGAAAACCCGTTTGCAGATAAGAAAAATAACTTATCATTATCGCAACAGAAGAAACGTCGTCGTATGATGTCGCACTATAAGAGTAAAAAATAA
- a CDS encoding flavodoxin family protein — translation MTVVAVVYFSESGSTQALARDVITGINTVEDVKVIECQIQAWDMFEGRFDNDELMCLLDNADAIIFGSPTYMGGVSSQFKAFADASSERWDGQQWRNKFTAGFTVGSCLNGDQANTLQYMATLASQHGMLWVGLDIAGGYNSLGLNRLGCQLGVVGHNPEGEVHRSDLDTARYLGRRVALITKACARELQAL, via the coding sequence TTGACCGTTGTTGCTGTCGTTTATTTTTCGGAATCAGGCTCTACTCAAGCGTTAGCGCGGGACGTTATCACCGGTATCAATACCGTTGAAGACGTAAAGGTCATTGAATGTCAGATTCAAGCTTGGGATATGTTTGAAGGTCGCTTCGATAATGATGAATTGATGTGTCTATTAGATAATGCTGATGCCATTATATTTGGTTCACCGACATATATGGGTGGTGTATCGAGTCAGTTTAAAGCATTTGCAGATGCAAGTAGTGAACGCTGGGATGGTCAGCAATGGCGAAATAAGTTTACAGCGGGTTTTACTGTCGGCAGTTGTCTTAATGGCGATCAAGCGAATACACTCCAATACATGGCAACACTCGCCAGCCAGCATGGTATGTTATGGGTGGGTTTAGATATTGCTGGTGGATATAATAGTTTAGGTTTAAATCGCTTAGGCTGTCAGTTAGGTGTTGTTGGGCATAACCCAGAAGGCGAGGTACATCGCAGTGATCTTGATACAGCAAGGTATTTAGGGCGTCGTGTCGCGTTAATCACGAAGGCCTGCGCACGAGAGCTACAGGCCTTATAA
- a CDS encoding GAF domain-containing protein gives MSKTQLYQRLAQQADALMAEETHLIANLANLSALLFMELEDINWAGFYLYENDELVLGPFQGLPACIRIPVGRGVCGAAASTLQTQLVTDVHDFPGHIACDAASNSEIVVPIVVNDKLIGVLDIDSPSIGRFDQDDLVGAELLVSQLIKRLAIK, from the coding sequence ATGTCTAAGACTCAACTTTATCAACGCCTTGCCCAACAAGCCGATGCGTTGATGGCAGAAGAAACACATTTAATTGCTAATTTAGCAAACCTCAGTGCCCTACTCTTTATGGAGCTGGAAGACATAAATTGGGCTGGATTTTATTTATACGAAAATGATGAGTTAGTACTTGGTCCATTTCAAGGGCTACCCGCTTGCATCCGCATTCCGGTAGGCAGAGGTGTTTGTGGGGCTGCGGCAAGTACGTTACAAACGCAATTAGTCACTGATGTACATGACTTCCCCGGTCATATTGCCTGTGATGCTGCAAGTAACTCAGAGATTGTAGTACCGATTGTGGTTAATGATAAATTAATCGGTGTACTTGATATCGATAGTCCAAGCATTGGTCGCTTTGATCAAGATGATTTAGTTGGTGCAGAACTACTTGTTAGCCAGCTCATTAAGCGCCTAGCAATCAAGTAA
- a CDS encoding tRNA-uridine aminocarboxypropyltransferase has product MHIYLVTHEREFSRRSNTGKLVQQFLPKETSIVPWRRKEPDTKLLTAIKSGRVAILAPDADEEHDISEFDSLVLLDSTWQEARKMYRQSDYLQDLPKVTLSAAQASEFILRANQLEGGLSTVECVIELLRLQQRDQEADQLVVEFRSFIRACL; this is encoded by the coding sequence ATGCATATATACCTTGTGACCCATGAACGAGAGTTCTCACGCCGTAGTAATACCGGTAAATTAGTTCAACAGTTTCTACCCAAAGAGACAAGTATTGTACCTTGGCGCCGTAAAGAACCTGATACAAAATTGTTAACGGCGATCAAATCTGGTCGTGTTGCCATTTTAGCCCCAGATGCGGATGAGGAGCATGATATCAGTGAATTCGATAGCCTCGTATTACTGGATAGTACATGGCAGGAAGCGCGTAAAATGTATCGCCAAAGTGATTATCTACAGGACCTACCCAAGGTCACGTTAAGTGCCGCGCAAGCGTCAGAGTTTATCTTACGTGCCAATCAATTAGAGGGCGGGTTAAGTACTGTTGAGTGTGTCATTGAGTTATTACGCCTACAGCAACGAGATCAAGAGGCTGACCAGTTGGTTGTCGAGTTTAGATCGTTCATTCGCGCTTGCTTATAA
- a CDS encoding AraC family transcriptional regulator yields the protein MTTAIDSKVSLGDISVNFLQQMSLTSSKLGYDINPTLAKYNVSVAQLSAHHGRLSIPKYMRIGFELIQQTGRDDLGLLMGENVCFQHYGMLGFTCMSAIDISTMAYAIAQYESLLSQNVRGHSQFITDPQPTLRFYSIAPYNAYNYFVVDSVLASWFTLLTSRAVHLQTIKKDLKTSPHSNQSPHIIKAVHIEYPEPKNVERYQQFFNCPVIFNSTFNGLVLNSDYIEQPLPDACMSSYIQAQQLCQNELQRLQQNQDWQSKVIEKVSHHLVGSMPDINQVAALLGTSAWTLRRRLYKENTNYQCIMDKTRKGLALSYVRDTQLAFSEVSYLLGFATPAAFYKAFRRWTNSTPKNYRQAFISKRE from the coding sequence ATGACAACCGCAATAGATTCAAAAGTCAGCTTAGGTGATATCTCCGTTAATTTTTTACAACAAATGAGCCTAACAAGTAGTAAGCTCGGTTATGATATTAATCCTACGCTGGCTAAATACAATGTATCTGTCGCTCAGTTAAGTGCGCATCATGGGCGCTTATCTATCCCCAAGTATATGCGTATTGGCTTTGAACTTATTCAGCAAACTGGACGAGATGATCTCGGTCTATTGATGGGCGAAAATGTGTGTTTTCAACATTATGGAATGCTCGGATTTACTTGTATGTCGGCGATTGATATAAGCACGATGGCATACGCGATTGCTCAATACGAAAGCTTGTTAAGTCAAAATGTACGTGGTCACTCGCAATTTATTACTGACCCCCAACCGACTCTCCGCTTTTATTCTATTGCCCCTTACAATGCCTATAATTATTTTGTAGTTGATTCTGTACTAGCGAGTTGGTTCACCTTGCTCACCTCACGCGCTGTCCATTTACAAACCATTAAAAAGGACCTGAAGACCTCGCCACACTCAAACCAATCGCCCCATATTATTAAAGCCGTTCATATCGAATATCCAGAGCCTAAGAACGTTGAACGCTACCAACAATTTTTTAATTGCCCAGTAATATTTAATTCAACATTTAATGGTTTGGTATTGAATAGCGATTACATCGAGCAGCCGTTACCGGATGCGTGTATGAGCAGTTATATTCAAGCTCAGCAATTATGCCAAAATGAATTACAACGCCTACAACAAAATCAAGACTGGCAAAGTAAAGTCATCGAAAAAGTAAGTCATCATTTAGTAGGGAGCATGCCAGACATTAACCAAGTAGCAGCCTTACTCGGCACCTCAGCATGGACATTGAGGCGACGTTTATACAAGGAAAATACGAACTATCAATGCATAATGGATAAAACGAGAAAAGGCTTAGCATTGAGTTATGTACGCGATACACAACTCGCCTTTAGTGAAGTGTCATACTTACTTGGCTTTGCAACTCCAGCCGCTTTTTATAAAGCATTTAGACGCTGGACTAACAGCACCCCCAAAAATTATCGACAGGCATTTATAAGCAAGCGCGAATGA